One genomic segment of Ricinus communis isolate WT05 ecotype wild-type chromosome 5, ASM1957865v1, whole genome shotgun sequence includes these proteins:
- the LOC8287749 gene encoding putative anthocyanidin reductase, whose amino-acid sequence MKCYPQVCVTGGSGYVGSWLVKKLLERGYTVHATLRNLEDTSKVDFLKSLPNADTNLVLFQADIYNNNDFEQAIRGCEFVFHIATPMQHDPESSQYKDSVEATVAGAKSIADSCIRSKTVKRLIYTATVLAASPLNEDGNGFKSCMDESCWTRLNLSFSFGNDRVMEYTKGKTLAEKEVLMYNQKEDGGKLEVVTLACGLVGGETILSHVPLSVQVINSQITGHLFGYYHGLSFLQEVLGSIPIVHVDDVCEAHIFCMENPSMKGRFLCSVANPTSRDIALYFEKHYPEFKIDERFMGEPQKEIKLDTSKLTKMGFVYKYDLKMILDENLECGRRLGDLSRQQ is encoded by the exons ATGAAGTGTTACCCTCAAGTGTGTGTTACAGGAGGTTCTGGATATGTTGGTTCATGGCTTGTTAAGAAGCTGCTAGAGAGAGGCTACACTGTCCATGCGACTTTGAGAAACTTGg AAGACACATCCAAGGTAGACTTTCTCAAGTCCCTTCCTAATGCAGACACCAACTTGGTTCTTTTTCAAGCTGATATTTACAATAACAATGACTTTGAGCAAGCGATTCGTGGTTGTGaatttgtttttcatattgCTACTCCTATGCAGCATGATCCTGAATCCTCTCAG TACAAAGACAGCGTTGAAGCAACAGTGGCCGGAGCGAAGAGCATAGCTGATTCTTGCATCAGGTCAAAAACCGTGAAGCGTCTAATCTACACTGCAACCGTTCTGGCAGCTTCTCCATTGAATGAAGATGGGAATGGCTTTAAATCTTGTATGGATGAGTCCTGTTGGACCCGTCTTAAtctgtcattttcttttgggaATGACAGAGTAATG GAATATACAAAAGGAAAGACACTAGCAGAGAAAGAGGTTCTGATGTATAACCAGAAAGAGGATGGCGGCAAACTGGAAGTGGTAACTCTTGCTTGTGGGCTAGTAGGCGGAGAAACTATTTTATCTCATGTGCCTTTAAGTGTACAAGTGATCAATTCACAAATTACAGGCCATTTATTCGGTTACTATCATGGGTTAAGCTTTTTGCAAGAAGTTTTGGGTTCAATTCCTATTGTTCATGTTGATGATGTTTGTGAAGCGCATATCTTTTGCATGGAAAATCCATCAATGAAAGGTAGATTCCTTTGCTCGGTCGCCAATCCAACTAGCAGAGATATTGCGCTTTACTTTGAAAAACATTACCCAGAATTCAAAATAGATGAAAG ATTCATGGGGGAACCGCAAAAGGAGATCAAACTGGATACGTCAAAGTTGACAAAGATGGGTTTTGTGTACAAGTATGATCTGAAGATGATCTTAGATGAGAACTTGGAATGTGGCAGGCGTCTAGGAGACCTCTCTCGCCAGCAGTAA